Proteins from a genomic interval of Burkholderia cepacia GG4:
- the hisF gene encoding imidazole glycerol phosphate synthase subunit HisF, whose amino-acid sequence MALAKRIIPCLDVTAGRVVKGVNFVELRDAGDPVEIARRYDDQGADELTFLDITATSDQRDLILPIIEAVASQVFIPLTVGGGVRAVEDVRRLLNAGADKVSMNSSAVANPQLVRDAADKYGSQCIVVAIDAKRVSADGETPRWEVFTHGGRKNTGLDAIEWARKMAELGAGEILLTSMDRDGTKSGFDLALTRGVSDAVPVPVIASGGVGCLQDLADGIKDGRADAVLAASIFHYGEHTVGEAKRFMSDQGIPVRL is encoded by the coding sequence ATGGCTCTAGCTAAACGCATCATCCCCTGCCTGGACGTGACTGCCGGGCGTGTCGTCAAGGGCGTCAACTTCGTCGAACTGCGCGATGCCGGCGACCCCGTCGAAATCGCCCGCCGTTACGACGACCAGGGTGCCGACGAACTGACGTTCCTCGACATCACCGCGACCTCCGATCAGCGCGACCTGATCCTGCCGATCATCGAGGCGGTCGCGTCGCAGGTCTTCATTCCGCTGACCGTCGGCGGCGGCGTGCGCGCCGTCGAGGACGTGCGGCGCCTGCTGAACGCGGGCGCGGACAAGGTCAGCATGAATTCGTCGGCGGTCGCGAACCCGCAGCTCGTGCGCGACGCGGCCGACAAATACGGCTCGCAGTGCATCGTCGTCGCGATCGACGCGAAGCGCGTGTCGGCCGACGGCGAAACGCCGCGCTGGGAAGTCTTCACGCACGGCGGCCGCAAGAATACGGGCCTCGACGCGATCGAATGGGCGCGCAAGATGGCCGAGCTCGGCGCGGGCGAGATCCTGCTTACGAGCATGGACCGCGACGGCACGAAGTCGGGCTTCGACCTCGCGCTCACGCGCGGCGTGTCGGACGCGGTGCCGGTGCCGGTGATCGCATCGGGCGGTGTCGGCTGCCTGCAGGATCTCGCGGACGGCATCAAGGACGGTCGCGCCGACGCGGTGCTGGCCGCAAGCATCTTCCACTACGGCGAGCACACGGTCGGCGAGGCGAAGCGCTTCATGTCCGACCAGGGCATCCCGGTGAGGCTGTGA
- the hisA gene encoding 1-(5-phosphoribosyl)-5-[(5-phosphoribosylamino)methylideneamino]imidazole-4-carboxamide isomerase gives MLLIPAIDLKDGQCVRLKQGDMDQATIFSENPAAMARKWVDLGARRLHLVDLNGAFAGKPKNLEAIEAILDEVGDEIPVQLGGGIRSLETIEKYLDAGLSYVIIGTAAVKDPGFLQDACTAFAGSIIVGLDAKDGKVATDGWSKLTGHEVIDLAQKFEDYGVESIVYTDIGRDGMLQGINIEATVKLAQAVGIPVIASGGLSNLTDIENLCEVEEHGVEGVICGRAIYSGDLDFAAAQKRADELNGELDNA, from the coding sequence ATGTTGCTGATTCCGGCCATCGATCTCAAAGACGGTCAGTGTGTGCGCCTCAAACAGGGCGATATGGACCAGGCCACGATTTTTTCCGAGAACCCGGCGGCGATGGCCCGCAAGTGGGTCGATCTCGGCGCCCGGCGGCTCCATCTGGTCGACCTGAACGGCGCATTCGCCGGCAAGCCGAAGAATCTCGAGGCGATCGAAGCGATCCTCGACGAAGTCGGCGATGAAATCCCCGTACAGCTCGGCGGCGGCATCCGCAGCCTCGAGACGATCGAGAAGTACCTCGACGCCGGCCTGTCCTACGTGATCATCGGTACGGCGGCCGTGAAGGACCCGGGCTTCCTGCAGGACGCGTGCACCGCGTTCGCCGGCAGCATCATCGTCGGCCTCGATGCGAAGGACGGCAAGGTCGCGACCGACGGCTGGAGCAAGCTGACCGGCCACGAAGTGATCGATCTCGCGCAGAAGTTCGAGGACTACGGCGTCGAATCGATCGTCTACACGGACATCGGTCGCGACGGGATGCTGCAGGGCATCAACATCGAGGCGACCGTGAAGCTCGCGCAGGCGGTCGGCATTCCGGTGATCGCCAGCGGCGGCCTGTCGAACCTTACCGACATCGAGAACCTCTGCGAAGTGGAAGAGCACGGCGTCGAAGGCGTGATCTGCGGCCGTGCGATCTACTCCGGCGATCTCGATTTCGCGGCCGCGCAAAAGCGCGCGGACGAACTGAACGGCGAACTCGACAACGCGTAA